Proteins from a genomic interval of Planctomycetota bacterium:
- a CDS encoding aminotransferase class V-fold PLP-dependent enzyme has translation MSTIAPPVVPPQRILMGPGPSQIHPRVLQALSTPTVGHLDPYYLALMNGMQDMLRQVFCTKNPLTFAVSGTGSAGMECTVVNLIEPGDKMIVGVNGVFGARMLDVATRAGAQVTRMDRPWGQVFTPDDLKPLLASVKPKVVGIVMAETSTGAWQPIEEIAKLVHDHGALLLVDAV, from the coding sequence ATGTCGACGATCGCCCCCCCCGTGGTCCCGCCGCAACGTATCTTGATGGGGCCGGGCCCCAGCCAGATTCACCCCCGCGTGCTGCAAGCGCTTTCGACGCCGACCGTCGGGCACTTGGACCCTTACTACTTGGCGCTGATGAATGGCATGCAGGACATGCTGCGCCAGGTGTTCTGCACCAAGAATCCGCTGACGTTCGCGGTCAGCGGCACGGGCAGCGCCGGCATGGAATGCACGGTGGTCAATCTGATCGAGCCGGGGGACAAGATGATTGTCGGCGTCAACGGCGTGTTCGGCGCGCGGATGCTCGACGTCGCCACCCGGGCCGGCGCGCAAGTGACGCGCATGGACCGCCCCTGGGGCCAGGTCTTCACGCCCGACGACTTGAAACCGCTGCTCGCGTCGGTAAAGCCGAAGGTGGTGGGGATCGTCATGGCCGAGACGTCGACCGGCGCGTGGCAGCCGATCGAGGAAATCGCCAAGCTGGTCCATGACCACGGGGCGCTGCTGTTGGTCGACGCCGT